From one Caldithrix abyssi DSM 13497 genomic stretch:
- the cydD gene encoding thiol reductant ABC exporter subunit CydD has translation MNIDRRLIRLLKNLRWPFILTLFFALLSVIAIVLEAKYLSAIIDLSFLKKQSLGNLLDLLLIFILVILARFLFQWLSDSFASHLSARIRHDLRNQLVRHLQGVSPVVLNLEKRGELINTLQQGVESLDAYFRSYIPQLFRAAAFPIVILMFVFPIDLLSGFVFLFTAPIIPVFMVLIGQHAKKATQRQWKTLSFLSAYLLDVIEGLTTLKILNRSQSQITRIRLLSEQFRHNTMSVLKIAFLSALVLELAASLSTAVIAVEIGLRLLYAKISFSQALFVLILAPEFYQPMRQLGASFHAGMEGMEAARRIFEIFTIRGRSTPKQSAQLSFSSSLSIELQKVSFRYPQTDTEALSDISLKIEAGKKYVIIGPSGAGKSTLFNLLLKFIAPTQGRILVNGNDLQQINDDFWFKQISWVPQKPYLFHDTIEANLKLVNPMASAEDMVRACKTARLHDFIMSLPDGYQTIVGERGARLSGGQAQRLALARAFLKDAPIILLDEPTANLDPQLDREIVEIMRQFPDDTTQIIIAHRFTTLKNADLIFVMVDGKLTDVGSFAELTASGKYLHRMAEELRGMS, from the coding sequence ATGAACATCGATCGCAGATTAATCCGTTTACTTAAAAATTTAAGATGGCCTTTTATCCTAACGTTGTTTTTTGCCCTTCTTTCTGTAATTGCAATTGTTTTAGAGGCCAAATATTTAAGCGCCATTATCGATTTAAGTTTTTTAAAAAAACAATCGTTGGGCAATCTGCTTGATTTGCTGTTAATCTTTATTCTGGTTATCTTGGCCCGCTTCCTGTTCCAGTGGCTGAGCGATAGTTTTGCCAGCCATCTTAGCGCCAGAATCCGCCATGATCTTCGCAATCAGCTTGTTCGTCACCTGCAGGGGGTCAGTCCCGTCGTTTTAAACCTGGAAAAACGCGGCGAGCTGATCAACACCTTGCAGCAGGGCGTGGAGTCGCTGGACGCCTATTTTCGTTCCTACATCCCGCAACTGTTCAGGGCGGCAGCCTTTCCCATCGTCATTTTAATGTTTGTCTTTCCGATCGATCTTCTTTCGGGCTTTGTTTTTCTTTTTACAGCGCCGATTATTCCTGTGTTTATGGTTTTAATCGGACAACATGCCAAAAAGGCCACGCAGCGCCAGTGGAAAACGTTGTCTTTTTTGAGCGCTTACTTGCTGGATGTCATCGAAGGTTTAACGACTTTAAAGATATTAAATCGCAGTCAATCACAAATTACACGGATTCGTCTGCTCAGCGAACAATTTCGACACAACACCATGAGCGTCTTAAAGATCGCCTTTCTTTCTGCGCTGGTGCTTGAGCTGGCGGCATCGCTCAGTACGGCTGTAATTGCCGTTGAAATCGGCCTGCGCTTACTTTACGCTAAAATTTCCTTTTCTCAGGCGTTATTTGTTCTCATTCTCGCGCCGGAATTCTACCAGCCCATGCGTCAGTTAGGAGCCAGTTTCCACGCCGGTATGGAAGGCATGGAAGCCGCCCGCCGGATTTTCGAAATTTTTACCATCCGCGGACGGAGCACCCCAAAGCAAAGCGCACAGCTTTCTTTTTCATCGTCTTTGTCCATTGAGCTGCAAAAAGTCTCGTTCCGCTATCCGCAAACCGACACAGAGGCTTTGAGCGACATCTCCTTAAAAATTGAAGCGGGCAAAAAATATGTGATTATCGGCCCCAGCGGCGCAGGCAAATCAACGCTTTTTAATCTTTTGCTGAAATTTATTGCCCCCACGCAGGGACGCATTCTGGTCAACGGCAATGACCTGCAGCAAATTAACGACGATTTCTGGTTCAAGCAAATAAGCTGGGTGCCGCAAAAGCCCTACCTATTTCACGACACCATCGAAGCCAACCTTAAACTGGTCAATCCCATGGCTTCGGCCGAAGACATGGTTCGGGCCTGCAAAACGGCGCGTTTGCACGATTTTATTATGTCCCTGCCAGATGGTTACCAAACCATTGTAGGAGAAAGAGGCGCCCGATTAAGCGGCGGGCAGGCACAGCGCCTGGCTCTTGCCCGCGCTTTTTTAAAAGACGCCCCGATCATTTTACTGGATGAACCAACGGCTAACCTTGATCCACAGCTGGACCGTGAAATTGTTGAGATTATGCGGCAATTTCCTGATGACACAACACAGATCATTATCGCCCACCGTTTTACCACCTTAAAAAATGCCGATTTGATCTTTGTTATGGTTGACGGAAAGCTGACGGACGTCGGCTCCTTTGCCGAATTGACAGCGTCAGGGAAATATCTGCATCGTATGGCTGAAGAATTGAGGGGGATGAGCTGA
- the cydB gene encoding cytochrome d ubiquinol oxidase subunit II → MEYLNTIWFILIAVLFIGYFFLEGFDYGVGMLVPFLGKDDIERRVIINSVGTFWDGNEVWLLTAGGAMFAAFPNWYATLFSGFYLALILMLVGLIVRGVAFEFRSKDDNPKWRNFWDWALAVGSFIPALLWGVAFTNIWMGVPIDENMHYVGGFFNLLNPFALIGGLGTLTIFLLHGALFLSIKTEGEIEQRARALAAKLWIPTFIVYVLFIIVGYLKTNLFFKFGVNPGIIPIFTVLSLISTYFFIKNGKMGWAFILNGLTIVLTTVTIFMSMYPNVMPSSLNPEWSLTIYNASSSPYTLKIMSIVALIFVPIVLAYQSWTYYIFRKRVSTKSKLTY, encoded by the coding sequence ATGGAATATTTAAATACAATATGGTTTATTTTAATTGCCGTCCTCTTTATTGGGTACTTCTTTTTAGAGGGATTTGATTACGGCGTGGGAATGCTGGTTCCCTTTTTAGGCAAAGATGATATCGAGCGGCGTGTTATTATAAACTCTGTCGGTACTTTTTGGGATGGAAACGAAGTTTGGCTGCTGACTGCAGGCGGCGCCATGTTTGCAGCCTTCCCTAACTGGTACGCAACGTTATTCAGCGGCTTTTACCTGGCTTTGATCTTGATGCTGGTGGGGCTCATTGTGCGCGGCGTGGCTTTTGAATTCCGCAGCAAAGACGACAATCCAAAATGGCGAAATTTCTGGGATTGGGCCCTGGCAGTGGGCAGTTTTATCCCTGCCCTTTTATGGGGCGTCGCTTTTACCAATATCTGGATGGGCGTGCCGATTGACGAGAACATGCATTATGTGGGCGGATTTTTCAATTTACTCAATCCTTTTGCCCTGATCGGCGGACTGGGAACTCTTACCATTTTTCTATTACACGGCGCCCTTTTCCTGTCTATAAAAACAGAAGGCGAAATCGAACAGCGAGCCAGAGCGCTTGCCGCCAAACTCTGGATTCCCACGTTCATCGTTTATGTTCTGTTTATCATCGTCGGCTATTTAAAGACCAACTTGTTCTTCAAATTCGGCGTTAATCCGGGCATCATTCCCATCTTCACCGTTCTGTCTTTAATTTCTACGTATTTTTTCATCAAAAACGGAAAAATGGGCTGGGCGTTTATTTTAAACGGTTTAACCATCGTTCTTACAACCGTAACCATCTTTATGTCCATGTATCCCAATGTGATGCCGTCTTCGCTCAATCCCGAGTGGAGTTTGACCATCTATAATGCTTCGTCTTCTCCTTACACATTAAAGATTATGAGCATTGTGGCCCTGATTTTTGTTCCCATTGTGCTGGCCTATCAGTCATGGACTTACTATATTTTCAGAAAACGCGTTTCTACCAAATCCAAACTCACCTATTAA